Proteins encoded within one genomic window of Aestuariirhabdus haliotis:
- the rhlB gene encoding ATP-dependent RNA helicase RhlB, with product MLGKLFKKKQEAPKPELQPRSKNTAPRNHQQKGNKRRKQQRKVPAWDISQFAVPEQAGKSRFHDFELPEELMRGIHEQGFEYCTPIQAEVLGATLNGRDALGRAQTGTGKTAAFLISTIKQLMQTPAPDERYVGEPRALIIAPTRELAIQIAKDARALTKYCDITVTEVVGGMDYTKQQQHLHNDYVDILVATPGRLLDFYEKRDLYLDLVEVMVIDEADRMLDMGFIPQVRRVIRATPRRGDRQTLLFSATFTPEVIELTRQWTYRCITVEIEPEQVATDTVEQLVYLVSDSDKYRVLRNLLRGEALERVMVFTNRRDQVRRLTERLQKDRVSVDMLSGEVPQKKRVRTLEDFRSGKIKVLVATDVAGRGIHIDGVSHVVNYTLPEESDDYVHRIGRTGRAGASGIAITLAGEEDSFLLPELETMLGRKLPCTPPPAELMGS from the coding sequence TTGCTAGGCAAACTCTTCAAGAAAAAACAGGAAGCCCCCAAGCCGGAGCTACAGCCACGCAGCAAGAACACTGCGCCGCGCAACCATCAGCAAAAAGGCAATAAGCGTCGAAAACAGCAGCGCAAGGTTCCCGCCTGGGACATCAGCCAATTTGCTGTTCCGGAACAAGCCGGAAAATCCCGCTTCCATGATTTTGAACTGCCCGAAGAGTTGATGCGTGGTATTCATGAGCAAGGGTTTGAGTATTGCACCCCGATCCAGGCCGAGGTACTGGGTGCCACACTGAATGGACGCGATGCCCTGGGCCGAGCCCAGACCGGCACCGGAAAAACCGCCGCCTTCCTGATTTCCACCATCAAACAGCTGATGCAAACACCGGCACCCGACGAACGTTATGTCGGTGAGCCCCGCGCCCTGATCATCGCTCCTACCCGGGAGCTGGCGATCCAGATTGCCAAGGATGCCCGCGCGCTGACCAAATACTGCGATATCACTGTCACCGAAGTGGTCGGTGGTATGGATTACACCAAGCAGCAGCAACATTTGCATAATGATTACGTCGACATTCTGGTCGCTACTCCGGGACGCTTGCTCGACTTCTACGAAAAGCGCGACCTCTATCTCGACCTGGTGGAAGTGATGGTGATCGACGAAGCCGACCGCATGCTGGATATGGGCTTTATTCCCCAGGTTCGCCGCGTCATTCGGGCCACCCCCAGACGGGGCGATCGCCAAACCTTGCTGTTCAGCGCCACCTTTACCCCCGAGGTGATCGAACTCACCCGGCAATGGACCTACCGCTGTATCACGGTCGAGATCGAGCCGGAACAGGTGGCTACCGATACCGTGGAACAGCTGGTTTACCTGGTGTCTGATAGCGACAAATATCGCGTCCTGCGCAACCTGTTACGGGGCGAAGCACTGGAACGGGTTATGGTGTTTACCAATCGTCGCGATCAGGTCCGCCGCCTGACCGAGCGTCTGCAAAAGGATCGGGTCAGTGTCGATATGTTGTCGGGCGAAGTACCCCAGAAAAAGCGTGTGCGCACGCTGGAAGACTTCCGTTCCGGCAAGATCAAGGTGCTGGTTGCCACCGACGTCGCAGGCCGAGGCATTCATATCGATGGCGTCTCCCATGTGGTCAATTACACATTGCCCGAAGAGAGCGATGACTACGTGCATCGCATTGGCCGCACCGGTCGTGCCGGCGCCAGCGGTATCGCCATTACCCTGGCTGGAGAGGAAGACTCCTTCCTGCTACCGGAGCTGGAAACCATGCTGGGTCGAAAACTTCCCTGCACCCCGCCACCTGCTGAGTTAATGGGCTCTTAG
- a CDS encoding class GN sortase, which translates to MLRLIRILAWVLLLGGALLFAQGSFIHAKALVAQQLLQFAWQQSQQQGEPVRPWPWADGYPIARLQIPRIKLDQLVLAGSSGRNLAFAPTHLLGSAAPNSGGTTVLSAHRDTHFEGLQELVPGDRLTLQGPNGERHYRVESMSVADSRHQELSLDAGDRLLLVTCYPFDALQAGGPLRYVVNAVPIPQAIVAATGPEKPRWFF; encoded by the coding sequence ATGCTCCGCCTGATCCGAATTCTGGCATGGGTTCTGTTGCTGGGCGGAGCCTTGCTCTTCGCCCAGGGCAGCTTTATCCACGCCAAGGCACTGGTTGCGCAACAGCTGCTGCAGTTCGCCTGGCAGCAAAGCCAGCAACAGGGTGAACCCGTTCGCCCCTGGCCCTGGGCCGACGGTTATCCGATCGCTCGTCTGCAGATCCCTCGTATCAAACTCGACCAACTAGTACTGGCCGGGTCCAGTGGCCGTAATCTGGCCTTTGCCCCTACCCACCTGCTGGGCTCTGCGGCGCCCAACAGCGGCGGTACAACAGTACTGAGTGCGCACAGGGATACCCACTTCGAAGGTTTGCAAGAGCTGGTGCCCGGTGACCGGTTAACGCTGCAAGGCCCTAACGGGGAACGCCATTACCGTGTCGAGTCTATGTCGGTGGCGGACAGCCGTCATCAGGAACTGTCACTGGACGCGGGGGATCGCCTGCTGCTGGTCACCTGCTACCCCTTCGATGCCCTGCAAGCGGGAGGCCCCTTGCGCTATGTCGTCAACGCGGTGCCCATCCCGCAGGCCATCGTTGCCGCCACCGGACCGGAAAAACCCCGGTGGTTTTTTTAA
- a CDS encoding marine proteobacterial sortase target protein: protein MNTQRQSSLQDALLITLALILQVALVQYSQAATHPVSPSADEAPLQAAVLMLKRNNLPSEPAPQLDSRAHLQVNTNLARVTLSQQFLNPGSNWAEALYQFPLPDQATVDRLRIVIGERVIEGEIQEKNQAKATYAKARAAGKAAGLVERHRPNLFSSKVANIPPGAKIRVEISYLQPVTYDSGHYSLLMPMTLTPRYIPGKVLAQQPAADTQPGWSAATDQVPDATEITPFQIKDNGLSQRIAIAIDLNAGMPLAELTSPSHPLRVQRNNNQYQIGLAAGKVAMDRDFVLRWTPAAGQQPSASVLVEKHSLTPSSAESSNPETQDKSTNNDNATTASHPNNGDYYALLQLLPPVEQPVNASPLTREQIFIIDTSGSMSGTSIQQAREALKQALGRLDKNDYFNIIEFNSHSRALYSQPMQASLFSVAEALRFVDKLVANGGTEIAPALATAFQQARSNADTSQVIFITDGSVGNEKALLAQIERQRDKRRLFTVAIGTAPNHFFMRQAARLGQGSYTRIGDIAEVSQQMKALLNKLDAPQLSEIEIRWPKGAEHCPEQAPDLFASEPLTLLCRLDNLQGTVEVQGRRGNRQWLQRVPLQNLSQDAEGIAKLWASEQIQQLEDQQLGQQDTSTLRQQILKLALDYQLVSQYTSLIAVERTPIRPETEGLDAHRIPNLMPAGSRMSAFPQTATDSPLLLALGGLLMALACLLLLMPRLRRLPCSA, encoded by the coding sequence GTGAACACGCAACGGCAATCATCCTTACAGGATGCCCTATTAATCACCCTGGCCCTGATTCTTCAGGTGGCTCTGGTGCAATATTCCCAAGCTGCCACTCACCCGGTTAGCCCAAGCGCCGATGAAGCCCCCTTGCAAGCGGCGGTATTGATGCTGAAACGCAACAACCTGCCATCGGAACCGGCACCTCAACTGGATAGCAGGGCTCACTTGCAGGTGAACACCAACCTGGCGAGAGTCACTCTGTCCCAGCAGTTCCTCAATCCGGGATCAAACTGGGCCGAAGCCCTGTACCAGTTTCCGTTGCCGGACCAGGCCACCGTCGACCGGTTACGCATTGTGATTGGCGAGCGAGTAATCGAAGGCGAGATACAGGAAAAAAACCAGGCCAAAGCCACCTACGCCAAGGCTCGAGCAGCCGGCAAGGCCGCCGGCCTGGTAGAGCGCCATCGCCCGAACCTGTTTAGCAGCAAGGTCGCCAACATTCCTCCGGGAGCGAAAATTCGGGTCGAAATCAGCTACCTGCAACCGGTCACTTACGACAGCGGACATTACAGTTTGCTGATGCCGATGACCCTGACGCCTCGCTATATTCCCGGAAAAGTGTTGGCCCAACAACCCGCTGCGGACACCCAACCGGGTTGGTCAGCCGCTACCGATCAGGTACCCGATGCGACGGAGATCACTCCGTTCCAGATCAAGGATAACGGCCTCAGCCAACGCATCGCCATTGCTATCGACCTGAATGCCGGCATGCCGCTGGCAGAGCTCACTAGCCCCAGCCATCCACTGCGAGTGCAGCGCAACAACAACCAGTACCAGATTGGTCTGGCCGCCGGAAAAGTGGCCATGGATCGTGACTTTGTACTGCGCTGGACCCCGGCGGCCGGCCAACAACCCAGTGCCAGTGTGTTGGTGGAAAAACACTCTTTGACCCCATCCAGCGCTGAAAGCAGTAACCCTGAAACCCAGGACAAAAGCACTAACAACGACAACGCCACCACTGCCAGCCATCCCAACAACGGCGACTATTATGCCCTCTTGCAACTGCTTCCCCCGGTGGAGCAACCCGTCAACGCCTCTCCCCTGACCCGTGAACAGATTTTTATTATCGACACCTCCGGCTCAATGAGCGGCACTTCGATTCAGCAAGCCAGGGAAGCACTCAAGCAGGCATTGGGACGACTCGATAAAAACGATTACTTCAATATCATCGAGTTCAACTCCCACAGCCGGGCACTCTACAGCCAGCCCATGCAGGCATCGTTGTTCAGCGTTGCCGAGGCCCTGCGATTCGTCGATAAACTGGTCGCTAATGGCGGCACCGAGATCGCCCCGGCATTGGCCACCGCGTTCCAGCAAGCCCGCAGCAATGCCGATACCAGCCAGGTCATTTTTATTACCGATGGCAGTGTCGGTAATGAAAAAGCGCTACTGGCACAAATCGAACGCCAGCGCGATAAGCGACGTTTGTTCACCGTAGCCATTGGCACGGCCCCTAATCACTTCTTTATGCGCCAGGCGGCTCGATTGGGCCAGGGCAGTTACACTCGCATCGGCGATATCGCCGAGGTGTCCCAACAGATGAAGGCGCTGTTGAACAAACTCGACGCGCCACAATTAAGCGAGATCGAAATCCGCTGGCCCAAGGGCGCCGAGCACTGCCCCGAGCAAGCTCCTGATCTGTTTGCCAGCGAGCCTTTAACCTTGCTGTGCCGTCTCGACAATCTGCAAGGCACGGTTGAAGTTCAGGGTCGTCGCGGCAACCGTCAGTGGCTGCAACGGGTGCCACTGCAAAACCTCAGTCAGGACGCCGAAGGCATTGCCAAACTCTGGGCAAGCGAACAGATTCAACAGCTGGAAGACCAGCAACTGGGCCAGCAGGATACATCGACCTTACGCCAGCAGATTCTGAAACTGGCCCTCGATTATCAGTTGGTTAGCCAATACACCAGCCTGATTGCCGTCGAACGCACACCGATTCGTCCCGAGACTGAAGGGCTGGATGCTCACCGCATTCCTAACCTGATGCCAGCCGGTAGCCGTATGAGCGCCTTCCCACAAACCGCCACCGATTCTCCCCTGTTGCTCGCTCTGGGCGGATTGCTGATGGCATTGGCCTGCCTACTGTTGTTGATGCCTCGTCTGCGGAGGCTACCATGCTCCGCCTGA
- the pdsR gene encoding proteobacterial dedicated sortase system response regulator: MGRRVALVEDEAAIRENYRAVLSRQGYDVDVYDSRHSAMAAFRQRLPELAVIDVGLGEEIEGGFDLCRELRTMAPRLPIIFLTARDDEIDAITGLRLGADDYLTKDISSAHIVARIVALFRRIDALREAPEEQNHLECGDLKLDGDCMEARWRGEAVKLTLTEFWLVNCLARHPGHVKNRQQLMDAANVVLDDNTITSNIKRVRKKFQVVDKEFNAIETVYGFGYRWNRNV; encoded by the coding sequence ATGGGGCGCAGGGTGGCACTGGTCGAGGATGAGGCCGCAATTCGGGAGAATTACCGCGCGGTATTAAGTCGCCAGGGTTATGACGTGGACGTATACGATTCTCGCCACTCCGCAATGGCAGCGTTCCGGCAACGTTTGCCGGAACTGGCGGTGATCGATGTGGGGCTCGGCGAAGAGATTGAGGGAGGGTTCGACCTGTGTCGTGAATTGCGTACCATGGCACCGCGCTTACCCATTATTTTCCTGACTGCTCGAGATGATGAGATCGACGCCATCACCGGGCTGCGCTTGGGCGCCGACGACTACCTGACAAAAGATATAAGCAGTGCTCATATAGTCGCTCGAATTGTTGCCTTGTTCCGGCGTATTGATGCGTTACGCGAAGCTCCCGAGGAACAGAACCATCTCGAATGTGGCGATCTGAAACTGGATGGCGATTGCATGGAAGCCCGTTGGCGAGGTGAGGCGGTTAAACTCACCCTGACTGAATTCTGGCTGGTCAATTGCCTGGCCCGCCATCCCGGTCATGTAAAAAACCGTCAGCAATTAATGGATGCTGCTAATGTGGTACTCGACGACAACACCATTACCTCGAATATCAAACGGGTACGAAAAAAATTCCAGGTTGTAGATAAGGAGTTCAATGCCATCGAAACCGTGTACGGATTTGGTTACCGCTGGAACCGAAATGTGTAA
- a CDS encoding ATP-binding protein, whose translation MRLRAQLAILALVTLALPWAGCQYVQQMEQVLRKGQEATVLASARILGESLGDPRYFYPDQNYLDEGGVADSYAYPLLTPMSIDGYKDDWSSRVATRTFTAKNDNGSTFEARVKIGVKRQPPVADKGLYIYLSVKADRVHYVVPKVNYTDPVAGFANARRAALFTADSFWLQLEQADGSPLHLVIQTAAPGKVKAKRLRFEKGRAPVSNYSAIAGQWQDTPDGYNLELHLPLKQFGQRFAFGVIHPDQDQLQVIGTALQERLSPRKLVSAIARMQQPAGYLIEPSLSLQQKLPKLALEDSRFLLTDRYQWVLAQQGQLSDLIVPAYDSAEGIMAILYRWILDDNTRRLQLIGQDPGRINVPEIESALAGETSVGWYRFADNRAVVMAAYPVRDKDQIVGAVVVQKGTGDILLLASEAWGGLVRVSLLVTVVVLLVLVGFAALLSWRIRRLSREAESVINEDGRLADVFHGSRATDEIGELSRSFSRLHLRASQYTQYLQGLSSKLAHELRTPLAVIRTSLENLPVDAANPESAEYRDRALSGADRLRSIIDAMSEARRVEQAIANAENERFVLDKVIAGMVSAYADVYPKHRFQFRPPVTSLPLQGDPDLVVQLLDKLVDNATGFAPEDSTIEVGLEQQGANYVLSVANRGPLLPDAMQQQLFDSMVSMRPSNDGRHHLGFGLYIVRLIAESFRGRVEAKNMPSGEGVVFRVFLSAPANQ comes from the coding sequence ATGCGGTTAAGAGCACAGCTGGCGATTCTGGCTCTGGTGACCCTCGCTTTGCCTTGGGCGGGTTGCCAATATGTGCAGCAGATGGAGCAGGTGCTGCGCAAAGGTCAGGAAGCCACTGTGCTGGCCAGCGCCCGAATTCTTGGTGAGAGCCTGGGTGATCCCCGTTATTTCTATCCCGATCAGAACTACCTCGACGAGGGTGGTGTGGCTGACAGTTACGCCTATCCGTTGTTGACCCCCATGTCGATTGACGGCTACAAAGACGATTGGAGTAGTCGTGTAGCGACTCGAACCTTTACTGCTAAAAACGATAATGGCTCAACTTTTGAAGCGCGGGTAAAAATTGGTGTCAAACGCCAACCCCCGGTTGCCGACAAGGGGTTGTATATTTATCTCTCGGTGAAGGCCGATCGGGTGCATTATGTTGTCCCGAAGGTTAATTACACCGATCCGGTGGCCGGCTTTGCCAATGCTCGCCGGGCGGCTCTTTTTACTGCCGATTCGTTCTGGTTGCAGCTCGAGCAGGCGGATGGCTCCCCGTTACATCTGGTGATCCAGACTGCAGCGCCGGGCAAGGTGAAAGCCAAGCGATTGCGTTTCGAAAAAGGCCGAGCCCCGGTGTCAAACTATTCGGCGATCGCTGGCCAATGGCAGGATACGCCCGATGGCTACAATCTGGAATTGCACCTTCCCCTGAAGCAGTTTGGCCAACGCTTTGCCTTTGGCGTGATTCACCCGGACCAGGACCAGTTACAGGTGATTGGTACTGCCCTGCAAGAGCGATTATCTCCGCGCAAACTGGTTTCTGCTATTGCTCGCATGCAGCAACCAGCGGGTTATCTGATCGAACCTTCATTGTCGTTACAACAAAAACTTCCGAAGTTAGCGCTGGAAGACAGTCGCTTTTTGTTAACTGATCGTTACCAGTGGGTGTTGGCTCAGCAGGGTCAATTGTCCGATCTGATCGTGCCGGCTTACGACAGTGCCGAGGGCATTATGGCGATACTGTATCGCTGGATTCTTGATGATAATACTCGGCGATTACAGCTGATTGGACAGGATCCAGGGCGCATCAATGTGCCGGAAATCGAAAGCGCGCTGGCGGGGGAGACCTCGGTGGGTTGGTACCGTTTCGCGGACAATCGGGCCGTCGTGATGGCCGCCTACCCGGTGCGGGATAAGGACCAGATTGTTGGCGCCGTGGTGGTGCAAAAAGGTACCGGTGATATTCTCCTGTTGGCCAGTGAAGCCTGGGGAGGCTTGGTTCGAGTCAGCTTGCTGGTCACGGTTGTGGTGCTGTTGGTTCTGGTAGGCTTTGCGGCCCTGTTGAGTTGGCGTATTCGCCGCCTCAGTCGGGAAGCCGAATCGGTTATCAATGAAGACGGGCGCCTTGCTGACGTGTTCCATGGCTCAAGGGCGACGGACGAGATTGGCGAGTTGTCCCGAAGCTTTTCCCGCTTGCACCTGCGAGCCTCGCAATACACCCAATACTTGCAGGGCCTGTCGAGCAAGCTGGCTCACGAGCTGCGGACACCACTGGCGGTGATTCGCACCTCGCTGGAAAACCTGCCCGTAGATGCCGCCAATCCGGAATCCGCCGAGTACCGCGATCGGGCGTTATCGGGGGCGGATCGCTTACGCTCTATCATCGATGCTATGAGTGAAGCGCGCCGAGTGGAACAGGCTATTGCCAATGCTGAAAACGAGCGTTTTGTGCTGGATAAGGTGATCGCCGGTATGGTGTCGGCCTACGCCGATGTGTATCCAAAGCACCGTTTCCAATTTCGGCCACCGGTCACCAGTTTGCCACTGCAGGGGGATCCGGATCTGGTCGTACAGCTACTCGATAAGCTGGTGGATAACGCCACCGGGTTTGCGCCGGAAGATAGCACCATCGAGGTGGGGCTAGAACAACAGGGCGCAAACTATGTTTTATCGGTCGCAAATCGAGGGCCTTTATTACCGGATGCCATGCAACAACAGCTGTTCGATTCCATGGTATCGATGCGACCATCCAACGACGGTCGTCATCATCTGGGCTTTGGTCTCTATATCGTACGCTTGATTGCGGAATCGTTTCGAGGCAGGGTGGAAGCGAAGAATATGCCCAGTGGCGAAGGGGTGGTGTTTCGTGTGTTTCTGAGCGCACCCGCAAACCAATAA
- a CDS encoding rhodanese-like domain-containing protein codes for MIKPLSELVAEARQHCQSIDIEEALQQIDTKPSPLLVDVREPGETQNHSVKGAINIPRGVLEMKMAALCHDPDQPILIYCATGGRASLSAVALQKMGYRNVKVIQGDCELIANSMNRDL; via the coding sequence GTGATTAAACCATTGAGTGAATTGGTGGCCGAAGCGCGGCAACACTGCCAAAGCATCGATATCGAAGAAGCCCTGCAGCAGATCGATACGAAACCGTCTCCCTTGCTGGTGGATGTACGTGAGCCCGGTGAAACCCAAAATCACAGTGTCAAAGGGGCCATCAACATACCTCGGGGTGTGTTGGAAATGAAAATGGCCGCCCTCTGTCACGATCCCGATCAGCCGATCCTGATCTACTGCGCTACCGGTGGTCGAGCGTCTCTGTCGGCCGTGGCATTACAGAAAATGGGCTATCGCAATGTCAAAGTGATTCAGGGGGATTGCGAATTGATCGCCAACTCAATGAATCGGGATTTATGA
- a CDS encoding EamA family transporter: protein MTARDLLITLALMALWGFNFSAIKLGADRIDPMVLTALRFSFAIFPVIFFIPRPSVATGYLVAYGLTFGVGIWGMMVWSIQMGVSAGMAGLLMDMSLISSMLLGYWVLKERIALKQWIGAALAVIGLMICLMLTDGSVPINGLPLCLIAAFSWSLMSLIVKKSGTTQVFAFSVWGMAFAPLPLALLAYLFHGAEAFTALPGQFSKEVWFSILFQAYPTTLLGYWIWNRMTLKYPLSTMAPFTLLTPVFGLIGSHYFFAEQVSTLKLLAFVCILGGLAISQWQPWGRAKRPIHNEAITIKQTT from the coding sequence ATGACTGCCCGGGACCTATTGATTACACTCGCGCTGATGGCCTTATGGGGCTTTAACTTCAGCGCCATCAAGCTGGGGGCGGACCGTATTGATCCTATGGTGTTGACCGCGCTGCGCTTCAGCTTCGCCATCTTTCCGGTGATCTTTTTTATTCCCCGCCCCAGCGTCGCCACCGGTTATCTGGTCGCCTACGGACTCACCTTCGGCGTGGGTATCTGGGGCATGATGGTGTGGTCTATTCAGATGGGCGTGTCGGCCGGCATGGCGGGACTGCTGATGGATATGAGCCTGATTTCGAGCATGCTGCTGGGCTATTGGGTACTGAAAGAGCGCATTGCTCTCAAGCAGTGGATTGGTGCCGCACTGGCGGTCATCGGCCTGATGATATGCCTGATGCTGACCGACGGTTCCGTGCCGATTAACGGCCTGCCCCTGTGCCTGATTGCCGCCTTCAGCTGGAGTCTGATGAGCCTGATCGTAAAGAAGTCGGGCACTACCCAGGTATTCGCCTTTAGCGTGTGGGGCATGGCCTTTGCGCCCCTGCCACTGGCATTACTGGCCTACCTGTTTCATGGTGCCGAGGCGTTCACCGCTCTGCCCGGGCAGTTCAGCAAAGAGGTCTGGTTCTCGATTCTGTTCCAGGCCTATCCCACCACCTTACTGGGCTACTGGATATGGAATCGAATGACCCTGAAATACCCGCTGTCGACCATGGCGCCCTTTACCTTACTGACGCCGGTGTTCGGTCTGATCGGCAGCCATTACTTTTTCGCTGAACAGGTCTCGACCCTGAAACTGCTGGCCTTTGTCTGCATTCTGGGTGGCCTGGCGATCAGCCAATGGCAGCCCTGGGGAAGGGCGAAAAGGCCAATTCACAATGAGGCCATAACCATTAAGCAGACCACCTGA
- a CDS encoding aminotransferase-like domain-containing protein, producing the protein MRYKALASQLIEEIQARKWQQGERLPSLRRFSALYDVSLTTAQNCYHALEEQGWLLAKPQSGFYVSSPMQDLSVPVAPQFTSTPRAFDEIDRQRYQEGPLGEAQQTNPYISPPLGISRLSPRYFPQQAFQRSIKRVHLRQPELLTEYPEPAGSSPLRRVLAQHFEQYQLRLSPLEGVITGGCINAVKQAIEVTTQVGDRVAISSPSFNGLLQLLAALNRDIVEIPCTDQGIDLVQLEQHLKTGAVQAGLFSTSHMNPQGTSLSDQQKQRLAELANRYRVPIIEDDVYMEIGFGQTMPRPAKYWDSQGYLLWCGSVSKTLASGLRLGWCWPGRYLSAYSHHNNASSYGHNTLMQAALADFIVTGQYQKHLQKVRHRLFANICAYRAYLMRYLPPGTAISQPTGGMVLWVQVPGLDGDRFEQAIQASGLGVRLGKVFTTLDWYRDCFRVNVGWGLDDVVTEGVTIETCLEQLVSLVQQSVLSLHKQQSDRATQSRASKS; encoded by the coding sequence ATGCGTTACAAAGCCCTGGCCAGTCAATTGATTGAGGAGATTCAAGCCCGAAAATGGCAGCAGGGGGAGCGCTTGCCCTCGTTGCGCCGCTTCTCGGCCCTGTACGATGTCAGCCTGACCACGGCGCAAAACTGTTACCACGCTCTGGAAGAGCAGGGTTGGCTGCTGGCCAAACCCCAATCGGGGTTTTACGTGTCTTCGCCCATGCAGGATCTTAGCGTGCCGGTAGCACCCCAATTTACCAGTACTCCCCGTGCCTTTGACGAAATCGACAGGCAGCGCTACCAGGAAGGTCCATTGGGCGAAGCGCAGCAAACCAACCCTTACATCAGTCCGCCGCTGGGCATTTCCCGGTTGAGCCCCCGGTATTTTCCCCAGCAGGCGTTTCAGCGCAGCATTAAACGGGTACATCTGCGACAGCCAGAGCTGCTGACCGAATACCCGGAACCCGCCGGAAGCAGCCCGTTGCGACGGGTATTGGCGCAGCATTTTGAGCAGTATCAATTACGCCTGAGCCCGCTGGAAGGGGTGATCACAGGGGGCTGCATCAATGCCGTCAAGCAGGCCATCGAGGTAACCACTCAAGTCGGCGACAGGGTGGCGATCAGTTCGCCAAGCTTTAATGGCTTGCTGCAGTTATTGGCTGCCCTGAACCGTGACATCGTGGAAATTCCCTGTACGGACCAGGGCATAGATCTGGTCCAGCTGGAGCAACACCTGAAAACGGGGGCTGTGCAAGCCGGGCTATTCAGCACCTCACACATGAACCCGCAGGGTACCAGTCTCAGCGATCAGCAAAAGCAGCGACTGGCCGAGTTGGCCAATCGTTACCGTGTGCCGATCATCGAAGACGATGTCTATATGGAGATTGGTTTCGGCCAGACCATGCCTCGGCCGGCAAAATACTGGGATAGTCAGGGCTATCTGCTGTGGTGTGGGTCGGTGTCGAAAACCCTGGCCAGCGGTTTGAGGTTGGGCTGGTGCTGGCCGGGGCGTTATTTGTCGGCGTACAGCCACCACAACAATGCCAGCAGCTACGGTCATAACACGTTAATGCAGGCGGCCTTGGCCGATTTTATTGTCACCGGCCAATACCAGAAGCATCTGCAAAAAGTTCGGCACCGGCTGTTCGCCAATATCTGTGCGTATCGGGCGTATTTAATGCGGTATTTGCCACCGGGCACCGCCATCAGCCAGCCAACCGGAGGCATGGTGTTGTGGGTTCAGGTGCCAGGGCTGGATGGGGATCGTTTTGAGCAAGCTATCCAGGCATCCGGGTTGGGGGTGCGCCTGGGCAAGGTGTTCACTACTCTGGACTGGTACCGGGATTGTTTCCGCGTCAATGTGGGTTGGGGGCTGGATGATGTAGTAACGGAAGGCGTCACCATCGAAACCTGCCTTGAGCAGTTAGTGAGTCTGGTCCAGCAGAGTGTTCTATCGTTGCATAAACAACAAAGTGATAGGGCGACACAGAGCCGTGCATCAAAGAGCTAA